ACGGCGTTTCCAATCTTGGTGGCCAATGCATTAGGGTGGTACGCCGGCGAAACCGGCGAGCTGCGCGAATCCCTCGCCACGGGATCGACCGCGGAGGTCCAGCTTGACATCGCATCCCAAGGCGAGCGCTCCGCGCCGTTACTTCGCTCCCCGAGCGGCCGCGAACAGACGCTGTTTCCGCCCGCTGACGACGAGACAAAAAAGAACACCGAGGAATCGAGAAATGAAGCGCCGCAGGCCGCGTCCAGCATCAGCGTGGGGCCATTAGACGAATGCGGCGTGTGGAATGTAGTAAAGTCGGCTTCCGAAGCGGAAACGCCGCTCATGTCGCTGGCAGTCAATCTGGCGAGCGCGCGCGAAAGTGATCTTCGTCCGCCGCGGGAAATGGCCGAACAGACCACAGCGGAGTCCGTTGTCTCGAATTGGCTCGCGCGGCCGCTTTGGTTTTACTTGTTGTTCGCCGCCTGTGCGCTGTTTCTGGCCGAGTGGTTCTTGTATCAACGTCGTGTGATCACGTAACTTGGATCTGTCGGCTTAATGATGCCTTTCGAATTCACCCGCCCTTGGCTGTTGACACTGCTCCTCGTGGCGGCGCCGGTGCTGATCGCGTTTTTTGTCCGCAGCCTGAGCGATTTCCCGCGCCGGCAGCGCATCGTGTCGCTGGTGACACGCTCGCTGATTGTGTTGCTCGTCATCTTGGCCCTGGCCGGGTTCACCTTGCTCCGCCCCACGGACGAGCAATTCGTGATGATCCTCGCGGACCAAAGCCTGAGCGTCGGCGATGACGGCGCGAAAAGGGTCAACGAATACCTCGATGCTGCGTTGCGGAACACCGGGGCGAATCGCGTGGCCTATTTGCCATTCGGCGTCGCTCCTGGAATCGTGCAGAACGAACGCATCATTTACGGCGAATCGCCGTCGTTGATGGGCGAGCAAGACAAATCCCCCGGCGCGGCCAAGGCGCCCTCCACCGAAAAGAGTCCGCTACGCGACGGCACGAATCTGGCCGCCGCGATGGAGGCCGCCGCCGGATATCTGCCGCCGGGTTACGTCCCGCGAATCGTGGTCTTCACTGACGGCAATGAAACGCACGGCGACGCGCTCGCCACGGCCTCGCGGAGCCGCATGCCGATTTCCACGGTGCCCTTGCCGACGCGTTCCGAGCCGGAAGTGCAGGTGTCCGAAGTGAAGGTGCCGGCGGAAGTGCGCGAGGGCGAGCCGTTCTATGTCGAAGTGACGGTCCACTCCAATCACGACGACGAGGGGCTCATCGAGGTCTTTCGCGGCGACCACAAAGCGATTAGCGAGCAAAAAAAACTCACCGCCGGCGAGAATGTCTTTCGCTTTCAGCAATCGATCGAACGCGACCGCCTGGCCGCGTTCAGCGCGCGAGTCTCGGGCCTCAAAACAGATACGCTGCTCGATAACAACATGGATTCCGGCCTCGTCTTCGCCGCGGGCAAACCTCGCGTGCTGATTATCGAGAGCGACCCGACCCTGATCCGCGATCTGGCCTACGCGCTCGAGGACGAAGGCATTCAAGCGGACATTCGTCCGCCGCAGGGGATGCCGGAGACGCTCTCGGATCTGCAGAACTACGAATTACTGATGCTCTCCAACGTGCCTGCCACGGCGCTCACGCAGCAACAGATGGAGATCACGCGGACCTACGTGCAGGAACTCGGCGGCGGCTTCATCATGCTCGGCGGCGAGCAATCGTTTGGCCTCGGCGGCTACTACAAGAGCACGCTCGAAGAGATTCTGCCGGTGCGAAGCGACTTCGAAAAAGAAAAGGAAAAGCCCTCGCTTGGCATGGTGCTGGTGATCGACAAATCTGGTTCCATGGACGGGGACAAGATCGAAATGGCCAAGTCCGCCGCGCGCAGCGCCGCCGAGCTGCTCGGCAATCGGGACCAGGTGGCGGTGCTCGCCTTCGACGGCGATACCTACGTCATCAGCGAGATGCAATCGGCCAGCAACAAGGGGAAAATCAGCGACGAAATCGGCCGCATCGAGTCCGGCGGCGGCACCACGATGTATCCGGCGATGGAGATGGCGAACGAGATCCTGATGTCCACGCCCGCCAAGCTCAAGCACGTGATCATTTTGACCGACGGCGTTTCCTCGCCCGGCGATTTCGAGGGACTCGCTCAGCAGATGACCTCAGCGAAGATCACGGTCTCGACGGTCGCCGTCGGTGAGGACTCGGATACCACGCTGTTGGACAGCATCGCGCGCATCGGAAAGGGGCGTCACTACGCCACGACCGATCCGGCGCAGGTGCCGCAGATTTTCGCCAAAGAGACGGTCACGGCCAGCAAATCCGCCATCGACGAGCAGCCGTTCGTGCCGCAAGTGATTCGCGCCACGCACGCCCTGCGCGAAGTGGACATGGAATCCGCCCCGTTTCTGTTGGGCTACGTGATGACCCGGCCCAAGCCGACGTGCGAAGTGATTCTCGCGACGGAAAAAGGCGATCCGCTCTTAGCCTGGTGGCGCTATGGCCTCGGCATGACGGCGGCCTTCACTTCCGACGCCAAGAGCCGTTGGGCCGCCGAGTGGATGACCTGGCCCGGCTTTGGAAAATTCTGGACGCAAGTGATTCGTCAGACGATGCGAAAGAGCGACGCTCGGGGCATCGTGGTCGATACCAAGCGCCAGGGCGGCGCAGCAGACCTGACCGTCGACGCCGTCAGCGACCTGGGACAGTTCCTCAACGGCGCTGAAGTCGAACTTACGGTCATCGACCCGCAACTCAAGCGGGAGAAATCAATCCTCCGTCAGGC
This region of Planctomycetia bacterium genomic DNA includes:
- a CDS encoding VWA domain-containing protein — its product is MMPFEFTRPWLLTLLLVAAPVLIAFFVRSLSDFPRRQRIVSLVTRSLIVLLVILALAGFTLLRPTDEQFVMILADQSLSVGDDGAKRVNEYLDAALRNTGANRVAYLPFGVAPGIVQNERIIYGESPSLMGEQDKSPGAAKAPSTEKSPLRDGTNLAAAMEAAAGYLPPGYVPRIVVFTDGNETHGDALATASRSRMPISTVPLPTRSEPEVQVSEVKVPAEVREGEPFYVEVTVHSNHDDEGLIEVFRGDHKAISEQKKLTAGENVFRFQQSIERDRLAAFSARVSGLKTDTLLDNNMDSGLVFAAGKPRVLIIESDPTLIRDLAYALEDEGIQADIRPPQGMPETLSDLQNYELLMLSNVPATALTQQQMEITRTYVQELGGGFIMLGGEQSFGLGGYYKSTLEEILPVRSDFEKEKEKPSLGMVLVIDKSGSMDGDKIEMAKSAARSAAELLGNRDQVAVLAFDGDTYVISEMQSASNKGKISDEIGRIESGGGTTMYPAMEMANEILMSTPAKLKHVIILTDGVSSPGDFEGLAQQMTSAKITVSTVAVGEDSDTTLLDSIARIGKGRHYATTDPAQVPQIFAKETVTASKSAIDEQPFVPQVIRATHALREVDMESAPFLLGYVMTRPKPTCEVILATEKGDPLLAWWRYGLGMTAAFTSDAKSRWAAEWMTWPGFGKFWTQVIRQTMRKSDARGIVVDTKRQGGAADLTVDAVSDLGQFLNGAEVELTVIDPQLKREKSILRQAAPGRYVSSFPTPRQGAHHLEIALKQNGQVVYRQSRGLMVGYSDELRIKPTNEQLLKSVARVSGGAYAPPPESLFAATDQTVTRPTQLWPFLASSALALFILDVALRRIDFSLHWPFRSLGGAAPHLRGV